In uncultured Propionivibrio sp., the sequence CCCTCAACGCACTATGAGGCGCTTTAAGGCATTGTGACGGCGCTTTTTTGTCATTGGCAGGTCTGTGTGCGCTCGTGCCGCTCTTTTGACCCGGTTGCACGTTCTTGATCTCCGGTCGTCAAGATGGCTGCGTCGGTCCGAGCATGCTGTCGCATTGACGGAGGAGCGACTAGTGAATCAGGCCCTCGCAGGAAGGAAGCATCGGTATATGTCGCCAAGCTATTCGGTTGCGTCTATCCATGGGCGGAACGCAGATTTTCACCTGGGCAGAAGCTGCTCTCAGGGTGTGTTGTTTAGATGACAAATGTGAATGTAGTGAATAGTACATTGAAATATATTATTGGCATTGTTTTTGACACTGTGTGAAAATCAAACGTCGTATTCAGGCTTGGTTCAGAAGCGCGGTGTCGTGTCTGTCTGAATCGAGAGATCAATCACCATATATCCTTACAGAGGGCGCAATGAAAAACAGGTTTGGAAAAGTTGCTTTGATTTTCATGACGATGTTTGCATGCTCAGCGTTTGCCCAGTCCCCCGCGAGTACGCAAGAAGGGGCAAAGCCGGCAGATACGACACAACAGAAGGTCGGTAGCGGCCCCAACCCTTTTTCAGATTGCGGTATCGGTGCGGCATTGTTTAAGGATGTTTCGTGGGCAGCGGTAACGTCCAACATCATCTGGGACCTTGGTACCACGGCGGTAACGTCGGCTACGCTTAGTCCCCA encodes:
- a CDS encoding DUF3015 family protein, which produces MKIKRRIQAWFRSAVSCLSESRDQSPYILTEGAMKNRFGKVALIFMTMFACSAFAQSPASTQEGAKPADTTQQKVGSGPNPFSDCGIGAALFKDVSWAAVTSNIIWDLGTTAVTSATLSPQTCSKQSVKAALLIRDTYAQVVEEAARGDGAHLSAALELFSCQASSQPRAIQEIRSGIGSAISNPGYNGKNPIEKASDLYNIFDRAVQQNCSV